In one Rutidosis leptorrhynchoides isolate AG116_Rl617_1_P2 chromosome 8, CSIRO_AGI_Rlap_v1, whole genome shotgun sequence genomic region, the following are encoded:
- the LOC139864359 gene encoding uncharacterized protein yields MSQILFNAFDMWDSDDLEDLEFLRAMAEEIDAEEAEEHVNNERVPRSRTYIHRDREQAGEICILELYVDEYLRKPTSSDIARLYSAHEEKHGFKGMLGSIDCMHWQWRNCPVAWKGQYTSGHQKHPTIILEVVASYDTWIWHAFFGAAGANNDVNFLNQSSLFNDIKNGTAPFAPFTVNDWATLIKAYSTPTEEPRIKFKRFQESARKDVERTFGVLQGRFHILQMAGRPQSVNKLRRILYCCVLLHNMIVEDNGFNISWLEEELLNIREANPNYIRNRSTSRDVRDQEIRDRNIHDQLREDLTQHIWDLPPNFRTLNA; encoded by the exons atgtcacaaattttGTTTAATGCTTTTGATATGTGGGATTCCGATGATCTTGAAGATTTGGAATTTTTACGAGCAATGGCCGAAGAAATTGATGCTGAAGAGGCCGAAGAACATGTTAACAACGAACGAGTTCCACGGTCTCGAACATACATTCATAGAGATCGTGAACAAGCAGGTGAAAT ATGTATTTTGGAACTTTATGTCGATGAATATTTGAGGAAACCAACGAGTAGCGATATAGCTCGTTTGTATAGCGCTCATGAAGAAAAGCATGGTTTTAAGGGAATGCTTGGAAGCATCGACTGCATGCATTGGCAGTGGAGGAATTGTCCAGTTGCTTGGAAAGGGCAATATACGAGTGGTCATCAAAAACACCCAACCATTATTCTTGAAGTCGTTGCTTCATATGATACGTGGATTTGGCATGCATTCTTTGGTGCTGCGGGTGCTAACAACGATGTTAATTTTTTGAATCAATCTTCGTTGTTCAATGACATCAAAAATGGAACTGCACCATTTGCACCATTTACtgtaaatg ATTGGGCAACATTAATCAAGGCGTATTCGACCCCAACCGAAGAGCCCCGTATAAAATTTAAACGCTTCCAAGAAAGTGCACGTAAAGATGTTGAGAGAACATTCGGTGTTCTTCAGGGTAGATTTCATATTCTACAAATGGCTGGACGACCACAAAGTGTCAACAAGTTGAGACGAATATTATATTGTTGTGTGTTATTGCACAACATGATAGTTGAGGATAATGGCTTCAACATTTCATGGCTCGAGGAAGAATTACTTAACATTAGAGAAGCTAATCCTAACTATATAAGGAATCGATCTACAAGTCGTGATGTAAGAGATCAAGAAATACGAGATAGAAACATTCATGACCAACTCCGAGAAGATCTCACTCAACACATTTGGGACCTTCCACCAAACTTTAGAACTTTAAATGCTTAA